One window of Nicotiana tomentosiformis chromosome 11, ASM39032v3, whole genome shotgun sequence genomic DNA carries:
- the LOC138901251 gene encoding uncharacterized protein → MKILEELTKRVELGEKKIEANDKKVETYNSRVDQIPGTPPILKDSFVKAHARAIKVETRKSDLFKVKRKDNEMLREIVSRFQMERMDLSPFANDWVVQAFTQGLNVRSSVASYQLKQNLIEYPAVTWADVYNRYQSRIRVEDDQLGTPSGFVYPIKPVDRVKRDIGPEPRSNRDRYHPYNGDRRNNGHGRNPIRGERRNDRGQSSRGLMGKKGFDRNFEPKEAPRLSECNFNIDASTIVSAIGRIKDTRWPRPLQTDLAERNPNQMCKYHGTHCHRTEDCIHLREEVARLFNEGHLREFLSDRAKNHLKNRDSNRENEQEEPQHVIHMIVGGVDIPQGQVLKRTKVSITREKRTRDYVPEGTLSFNDEDAEGIVQPHNDALVINVLMNKTQVKRVLIDPGEITLPVNMAGIIQDTKFHVIEGDMRYNALFERLWINNMRAVPSIRHQVLKFPTPEGIKTVYGEQPATKEMFVVDKVIPISTLINERVKLERKIEGQIATTNIGLNPIRKAGD, encoded by the exons ATGAAGAttctcgaggagctgacaaagcgaGTTGAATTgggggagaagaaaattgaagcaaatgacaagaaggtggaaacctataactccagggttgatcaaattCCGGGGACACCACccattttgaagg attccttcgttaAAGCACATGCCAGAgctataaaggtcgagactaggaagtcggacctcttcaaggtaaagcggaaagataacgagatgctcagagagatTGTGTCTCGGTTCCAAATGGAACGTATGGATCTATCACCGTTCGCCAatgattgggtcgttcaggcCTTCACTCAAGGATTAAACGtacgaagctcggtggcttcatatcaattaaagcagaacttgatcgaatacccagctgttacctgggccgatgtgtaTAATCGGTATCAGTCGAGGattagggtcgaagacgaccagctAGGGACTCCTTCCGGGTTTGTTTATCCTATCAAGCCCGTCGACAGAGTCAAAAGGGATATCGGCCCGGAACCACGGTCAAACAGGGATCGTTACCAtccatataatggagatcgaaGAAACAACGGACATGGACGCAACCCCATTCGAggtgaaaggagaaatgatcgaggtCAGTCCTCTCGAGGGCTCATGGGCAAGAAGGGTTTCGACAGGAATTTCGAGCCCAAAGAAGCACCACGACTTTCAGAAtgtaacttcaacattgatgcatccactatcgtatcagctatcggacgtatcaaagatactagatggcctcgacctctacagaccGATCTAGCCGAGAGAAATCCCAACCAAATGTGCAAGTACCATGGAACCCATTGCcatagaacagaagattgcatACATCTAagggaggaagtagcccggttgtTCAACGAGGGACACCTTCGGGAATTCTTAAGCGATCGGGCCAAGAATCACTTAAAAAATAGAGATTCAAATAGAGAgaatgaacaagaagagccacaacacgtAATTCACATGATTGttggaggggtcgatattccTCAAGGACAAGTATTAAAACGCACCAAAGTGTCGATCACAAGGGAGAAGCGAACTCGGGATTACGTGCCAGAAGgcaccttgtctttcaacgatgaggatgCAGAAGggatcgtgcaaccccataacgatgctctggtaataaatgtacttatgaataagactcaagttaaacgtgttttaattgatccag gtgagataacTTTGCCAGTGAACATGGCTGGGATCATCCAAGatacaaagttccatgtgatcgagggcgatatgaggtATAATGCCTTATTCGAGAGGCTGTGGATcaacaacatgagggcagtgccctcgaTCCGTCACCAGGTTCTAAAGTTCCCaacaccagagggaatcaaaacagtCTACGGGGAACAACCCGCCACCAaggaaatgtttgtcgtcgaCAAAGTGATACCAATATCAACACTCATCAACGAAAGGGTTAAACTCGAAAGGAAAATAGAaggccaaatagcaaccacaaaCATCGGCCTCAACCCAATCAGAAAAGCAGGGGATTGA
- the LOC104105091 gene encoding probable pectinesterase/pectinesterase inhibitor 13, whose protein sequence is MAFQDFDQISERRKLERQQKMKRRIMIAVVLLLLILAAVAAAVVYLVVFKNKSEDASANKSNKNASKEPTTPKSDATPPPKDDTPSTPPAPPPKEEGAAAPLVEDAAAPSPPSDNAPAPSPQEGDNAAAPAPSPQAEGAIGAICAATDFNQTCGDILSKVLQTNASGAQPADLLKATMSAAIDEIAKGIDELGKINKDSPEKSTAYDDCMSLLADAKKDLNSSIYILDGGINDVASATAELNNKLSAALTYQDMCVDGYPEADQSTVQTALKIIGEHTINSLAVASELSTTSPKPNNNAKRRLLTTRLGVPTWMNQGDRRMLEEEEAKDPKGTANVTVAKDGSGNFTTINDALKAVPSFEGRYFIYVKEGVYEENVVVSQTNLTFFGDGSQKSIITGSKNIVDDLSTYQSATVVISGNGFIAYKIGFRNTAGPEKLQAVALRVQADHAIFVNCRMDGYQSVIHAATHRQFYRGCYITGTVDIISGNAAAVFQNCQIYLRKPLDDQKNVITAQGRSNKRQTTGTVLQTCGIFADDKLEPEKSKVKSYLGRPMKEYSRTVVMETDITDVIDPEGWVASNGDYALSTLYFAEYSNKGAGSEVASRVKWAGYQGAIGKDAAQNYTVESLLQGQTWLKDYDVQVRFGLSN, encoded by the exons ATGGCGTTTCAAGATTTTGATCAAATTTCAGAGCGAAGAAAGCTCGAAAGGCAGCAAAAGATGAAGAGAAGAATCATGATCGCTGTCGTATTACTTCTCCTCATCCTCGCCGCGGTTGCTGCTGCTGTTGTCTATCTTGTTGTGTTCAAAAACAAGAGCGAGGACGCCTCCGCCAACAAATCTAACAAGAACGCCTCAAAAGAACCAACCACCCCTAAAAGTGATGCAACACCACCTCCTAAGGATGACACACCATCAACACCTCCTGCCCCTCCACCAAAGGAGGAAGGTGCTGCAGCACCGCTGGTTGAGGATGCTGCGGCCCCTTCACCACCATCTGACAATGCTCCTGCACCGTCACCACAAGAGGGTGACAATGCAGCAGCACCAGCCCCTTCACCACAAGCTGAAGGAGCTATAGGAGCAATATGTGCGGCCACGGATTTCAATCAAACATGCGGGGACATTCTATCAAAAGTCTTACAAACCAATGCCTCTGGGGCTCAACCCGCGGATCTTCTCAAGGCAACCATGTCTGCAGCTATTGATGAGATTGCAAAGGGCATTGATGAACTAGGCAAAATCAACAAGGATTCTCCAGAGAAATCGACCGCCTATGACGATTGTATGTCCCTCCTTGCTGATGCCAAAAAGGACTTGAACAGTTCTATTTACATTCTTGATGGCGGCATTAATGATGTCGCCTCAGCAACAGCTGAACTCAATAACAAGTTAAGTGCAGCTTTAACATACCAAGACATGTGTGTGGATGGATACCCTGAAGCAGACCAGTCCACGGTACAAACTGCCTTGAAGATAATAGGGGAACATACCATCAATTCTCTGGCTGTTGCGTCCGAATTGTCAACAACATCCCCAAAGCCAAATAATAATGCTAAAAGACGTCTTCTAACAACACGATTAGGCGTTCCCACATGGATGAATCAAGGTGATCGTAGAATgttggaagaagaagaagctaaAGATCCAAAGGGTACTGCAAACGTCACTGTTGCAAAAGATGGTAGCGGTAATTTTACTACCATAAATGATGCTCTAAAGGCAGTTCCAAGCTTTGAAGGAAG GTACTTTATTTATGTGAAAGAAGGAGTTTATGAAGAGAATGTAGTTGTGTCACAAACCAATCTTACATTTTTTGGAGACGGATCCCAAAAGAGTATTATCACCGGGAGCAAAAACATTGTGGACGATCTGTCAACGTACCAAAGTGCAACAGTTG TTATTTCGGGGAATGGATTTATTGCATATAAGATAGGATTCCGAAACACAGCGGGTCCAGAAAAGTTACAAGCAGTGGCACTCCGGGTCCAAGCTGATCATGCAATATTTGTGAATTGTCGCATGGATGGTTACCAAAGCGTGATCCACGCTGCAACCCATCGACAATTCTATCGCGGCTGTTACATTACAGGTACGGTTGACATTATCTCGGGCAACGCTGCTGCTGTATTCCAGAATTGCCAAATTTACCTAAGGAAACCATTGGATGACCAAAAGAACGTCATTACTGCTCAAGGAAGGTCGAACAAGCGTCAAACCACAGGAACCGTCTTGCAAACGTGTGGCATTTTCGCGGACGATAAGCTTGAGCCTGAAAAATCGAAGGTTAAGAGTTACTTGGGTCGACCAATGAAGGAATATTCGAGGACGGTTGTAATGGAGACGGACATTACTGATGTGATTGACCCTGAAGGATGGGTAGCCTCGAACGGGGACTATGCGTTAAGCACCCTGTATTTTGCAGAGTACAGCAACAAAGGCGCTGGATCTGAAGTCGCCTCTAGAGTCAAGTGGGCTGGATATCAAGGGGCGATAGGCAAAGATGCTGCCCAGAATTACACAGTTGAATCCTTGTTACAAGGCCAAACTTGGTTGAAGGATTATGATGTTCAAGTCCGTTTTGGCCTTTCCAACTGA